The Streptomyces sp. NBC_01276 genome contains the following window.
CATGGGCCACACCGACCTCGACCGCCAGGTCCTCCAGGTCGGCCAGGCCCTCGGCATCGACCTCCCCGACCGGCCCAACGCTCAGCAGCAGGGCTGGCTCGACCAGATGACGGCCGCCCAGGGCAACGAGTACGAGCGGCTGTTCGTGCAGCTGCTGCGGCGGGCGCACGGCAAGGTGTTCCAGCTGGTGGCGCAGGTCCGGGCGCAGACCCGGAACTCCATGGTGCGTGCCCTGGCCACCTCGGCCAACACCACGGTCCTGGACCACATCTCGGTCCTGGAGGAGAGCGGGCTCGTCGACTTCGACTCGCTCTCCGACGCGAGCCCGGCCCCGTCCTCCCCCTCCTCCCCGGTCCGCCAGGGGGCGTCGTCCCCCTCATCCGTCCGATCGACGAAGTGAAGTGATCACATGAGTCAAAAGGGCCACAGGCGCCCCCGGTTGAAACTCCTGGCCGCGGCGTGCGCGCTGGTACTGGGCGGCGGCGGGGTCGCCGTCGTCGCGGGCAACGCGAACGCCGGCCAGGACGCCGGCCGCACCGGCGAGGTGACCGCGACCATCGACTGTCCGGACGTGGGCGACCGGCTCACGGACGTACCCGACCAGGCGCGGGCCGAGGTCGACCAGAACCTCGCCCAGCTCGACGGCCAGGTCGCCGACGCCTACCGGCAGCTCGCCGCCGGGCAGGTGAGCAAGAAGAAGGTCCAGAAGGACGCGCTCCTGGGCCGGCTCAAGGACCAGCGCTCCACCACCATCCGGCGCGTGTCCGACGTGATCGGCCGTTCCGCCGGACGCCCCGAGGGGCTGGACGCGCTGAGCGGATGCACCATGAAGGAGGCTCCCGCGGAGGCCGACCCCGGTGTCGGCGCGGCGGCCGACGCGGCGGTCGCCGCCGCGGCCGACCCGGCGCGCGATCCCGACGCGGCGCGCAGCATCGGGCAGAAACGGGGTCCCGCCCAGAGCGACTTCGTCAACATCGCCAAGGTGCGGCCGAACGTGAACGCCCCCGCCGCCGGGCGCGGCGCCTCCACCGGCTCGTTCTCCTCGCAGTGCGGGCGCAACGAGAACGGCCACTTCAACCCCGACAACGTCATCGTCGCCCCCGGCGTCTCCAACGGCGCCCACCACATGCACGACTACGTGGGCAACAAGACGACCAACGCCTTCTCCTCCAACAACAGTCTCGCGGCCTCCGGAACGACCTGCGGCAACGGCGACCAGTCCGCCTACTACTGGCCGGTGCTGCGGCTGCGCGACGGGAAGGCGGAGCGGGACGCCAAGGCCCCGGGCGGCGGACAGGACGCCAACGTGGGCACGATCCTGCGGCCGAAGC
Protein-coding sequences here:
- a CDS encoding DUF4142 domain-containing protein: MLSFRRRSGSGLSVATKYTIGSGLVISALAVTLIALLIPVAKYGDRASAATTGAAAPAAGIVDDGAGIMSTAYGPLTPTDRDFVRKVRLAGLWELPAGRQAQQRGTRPSVRTAGEHLVMGHTDLDRQVLQVGQALGIDLPDRPNAQQQGWLDQMTAAQGNEYERLFVQLLRRAHGKVFQLVAQVRAQTRNSMVRALATSANTTVLDHISVLEESGLVDFDSLSDASPAPSSPSSPVRQGASSPSSVRSTK
- a CDS encoding DUF1996 domain-containing protein, which translates into the protein MSQKGHRRPRLKLLAAACALVLGGGGVAVVAGNANAGQDAGRTGEVTATIDCPDVGDRLTDVPDQARAEVDQNLAQLDGQVADAYRQLAAGQVSKKKVQKDALLGRLKDQRSTTIRRVSDVIGRSAGRPEGLDALSGCTMKEAPAEADPGVGAAADAAVAAAADPARDPDAARSIGQKRGPAQSDFVNIAKVRPNVNAPAAGRGASTGSFSSQCGRNENGHFNPDNVIVAPGVSNGAHHMHDYVGNKTTNAFSSNNSLAASGTTCGNGDQSAYYWPVLRLRDGKAERDAKAPGGGQDANVGTILRPKQVTIDFKGSPVGQVKAMPRFLRIITGDAKAFTNGTANANASWSCTGFEDRQLKDKYPICPKGSDVVRTFTFQSCWDGRNTDSANHRTHVAFADKAGRCPKGFAAIPQLVQRITYGVAPGARFAVDSFPEQLHKPVTDHGDFINVMSNGLMAKAVSCINGGRTCR